The proteins below come from a single Argentina anserina chromosome 1, drPotAnse1.1, whole genome shotgun sequence genomic window:
- the LOC126782578 gene encoding probable protein phosphatase 2C 80 yields MPAAIFPKVNGTIHSGFWRVISKSGIHNSKNIVPCQGKLFPHNSGLGRSLPCSTLLAPGNSRYSFGSLHQGKSMAASSSKPVFGGELYVDDLIGSTGNGLDFSKPTGVFFNDRGRNSFLKASLSLRRKESFNSRLVSVHVGSWLRNFHASASNCYAAGAAQNLSLDGNSNEEQISNSTVLSDQPVLGERTLKLLSGACYLPHPEKEETGGEDAHFICEDAQAIGVADGVGGWADVGVNAGLFARELMNYSVKAIQEEPTGSFKPAKVLEKAHSCTRAKGSSTACIIGLTEKGLHAINLGDSGFIVVRDGSTIFRSPVQQHGFNFTYQLESGSGADLPSSGQVFLVPVAAGDVIIAGTDGLFDNLYNSEVTAIVVHAVRTGLEPQATANKIAALARQRALDKNRQTPFSTAAQDAGFRYYGGKLDDVTVIVSYITSSIKV; encoded by the exons ATGCCAGCTGCTATATTCCCCAAAGTGAACGGTACTATACATTCTGGTTTCTGGAGAGTGATAAGCAAGAGTGGGATACATAATTCGAAAAATATAGTGCCTTGTCAGGGGAAATTGTTTCCTCATAACTCCGGGTTGGGGCGTTCTCTACCGTGTTCGACCCTTTTGGCCCCGGGAAATAGTAGGTATAGTTTTGGTTCTTTACACCAGGGAAAATCTATGGCTGCTTCGAGTTCGAAACCTGTGTTTGGAGGGGAACTTTATGTTGATGACTTGATTGGCAGTACTGGGAATGGATTAGACTTCAGTAAACCAACTGGGGTCTTTTTCAATGATAGAGGTCGTAACAGCTTCCTGAAAGCTAGCTTGAGCTTGAGAAGAAAAGAATCGTTCAACAGTCGTCTAGTATCAGTGCATGTTGGATCTTGGTTGAGAAATTTTCACGCCTCGGCTTCCAACTGCTATGCTGCTGGTGCTGCTCAGAATTTGTCACTTGATGGCAACTCTAATGAAGAACAGATTTCAAATTCTACTGTTTTGTCTGATCA GCCAGTTTTGGGAGAGAGAACTCTGAAGCTACTTTCAGGAGCATGTTACTTACCACATCCTGAGAAGGAAGAGACAGGAGGAGAGGATGCCCACTTCATATGTGAAGATGCACAGGCAATTGGTGTAGCAGATGGTGTGGGTGGATGGGCTGACGTTGGTGTTAATGCTGGACTATTTGCCCGTGAACTTATGAATTATTCTGTTAAGGCAATTCAAGAAGAGCCTACGGGTAGCTTTAAACCAGCCAAGGTGTTAGAGAAGGCTCACTCATGCACCAGAGCAAAGGGTTCTTCAACAGCTTGCATCATTGGCCTTACTGAGAAG GGCTTACATGCTATCAATCTCGGGGACAGTGGATTCATAGTGGTTAGAGATGGAAGCACCATCTTCCGATCCCCTGTTCAGCAGCATGGCTTCAATTTTACATATCAGCTGGAAAGTGGCAGTGGAGCTGATCTACCAAGCTCTGGTCAG GTATTTTTGGTTCCTGTCGCCGCAGGAGATGTCATTATTGCTGGGACGGATGGGTTGTTTGACAACTTGTATAACAGTGAGGTTACTGCTATTGTTGTTCATGCTGTGAGAACTGGCTTGGAGCCACAAGCAACTGCTAATAAAATAGCAGCTTTGGCACGCCAACGAGCTCTTGATAAGAACAGGCAAACACCTTTTTCCACTGCTGCTCAAGATGCAGGGTTCCGTTATTATGGAGGCAAGCTTGATGATGTCACCGTTATCGTGTCCTACATAACTAGCTCCATCAAGGTGTGA
- the LOC126800749 gene encoding LOW QUALITY PROTEIN: vicilin-like seed storage protein At2g18540 (The sequence of the model RefSeq protein was modified relative to this genomic sequence to represent the inferred CDS: inserted 1 base in 1 codon; deleted 2 bases in 1 codon) produces the protein MSNKDSNPQFSFTLFIVFFLLSSPVFCSSSAKSLKNEEDFSGTGGGYLVRRDQRRALVQTEYGEISSIDVTDGRSGPYHVQFITLEPNSLFLPVLLHSDMVFYVHTGSGNLNWAHGKDDQINKVPIKKGDIHRLRPGSVFFLQSDLQTERHKLRINAIFVNTAEDVYDPTIGAYXSVRDLVRGFDTQILRSAFQVSEEVIESIINSTDHSAIVHAVPTKKETFWDLDARFLKTFRNGNDFLAALNKKKHKKEKSKTYNIFDEVPDFKNCNCWSTTVNERTSPLLSGSNIGLFMVNLTKGAMMGPHWNPRATEIVVVLHGQGMVRVVCASTAKRSECRNLRFRVTEGDVFSVHMFHPMAQMAYKNDSLVFMGFSTTTRSNYPQFLAGKYSVLQTLNREILAVSLNVTSTTIDQLLAAQAESIILECTSCAEEEEKVMMEEIEKEREEEEARKREEEEQRQREEESRRREEEEERRREEEEEERRRREGEEEHERQRQQQEEEAQREQEEAARRREEEEDRARQEQEEAESEQEESRRQQQEEYSRRREEEAQTEQEEARRQQEEIEGRTRQEEQRFEG, from the exons ATGTCTAACAAAGATTCAAATCCACAGTTTTCATTTACTCTGTTCATCGTCTTCTTCCTGCTTTCGTCACCCGTCTTCTGCTCCTCTTCTGCCAAGTCTTTGAAGAATGAGGAGGATTTTTCCGGTACTGGTGGGGGGTATCTAGTGAGGAGAGATCAGAGGAGGGCGTTGGTTCAGACAGAGTACGGGGAGATCTCGTCCATTGATGTCACCGACGGACGGAGCGGGCCGTACCATGTTCAGTTCATCACCCTGGAACCCAACTCGCTGTTCCTTCCGGTGCTTCTCCACTCCGACATGGTCTTCTATGTCCACACAG GGAGTGGGAATTTGAATTGGGCTCATGGAAAGGATGATCAAATCAACAAGGTTCCTATAAAGAAGGGTGATATCCATAGACTGCGGCCCGGCTCTGTGTTCTTTCTGCAGAGTGATTTACAGACTGAGCGTCACAAACTTAGAATTAATGCAATCTTTGTAAATACTGCTGAAGACGTATAT GACCCAACGATAGGAGCAT TCAGTGTTAGGGACCTGGTCCGAGGTTTTGACACCCAAATCCTTCGGTCAGCTTTTCAG GTTTCTGAAGAAGTGATCGAGTCGATAATAAACTCGACAGACCACTCAGCCATTGTCCATGCAGTGccaacaaagaaagaaacctTCTGGGATTTGGATGCTCGGTTCTTGAAAACCTTTAG GAATGGAAATGATTTCCTTGCT GCACTAAACAAGAAGAAgcataagaaagaaaaatcaaaaacttaTAATATTTTTGATGAGGTCCCAGATTTCAAGAATTGTAATTGTTGGAGCACCACCGTGAATGAGAGGACCTCGCCTTTATTGTCTGGATCAAACATTGGTCTATTCATGGTGAACTTAACCAAG GGTGCAATGATGGGGCCTCACTGGAATCCAAGGGCAACTGAGATTGTAGTTGTGTTACATGGGCAAGGAATGGTCAGGGTGGTTTGTGCTAGCACAGCAAAGAGATCAGAGTGCAGAAATTTGAGGTTTAGGGTTACGGAAGGAGATGTTTTTTCTGTACATATGTTCCATCCAATGGCTCAGATGGCATATAAGAACGACTCGTTGGTGTTTATGGGGTTCAGTACTACAACAAGGAGCAATTATCCTCAATTTTTGGCTGGGAAATATTCAGTTCTCCAAACTCTGAACAGAGAGATCTTGGCAGTGTCTTTGAATGTCACAAGCACCACTATCGATCAGCTTTTAGCTGCACAGGCAGAATCAATCATACTCGAATGTACTTCCTGCGCCGAAGAAGAGGAGAAAGTAATGATggaagaaattgaaaaggaaagggaggaagaggaagctaggaagagagaagaggaggagcagagacagagagaggaGGAATCAAGAAGgagagaagaggaagaggagaggaggagagaagaggaggaagaagagaggaggaggagagaaggagaggaagaaCACGAGAGGCAGAGGCAAcagcaagaagaagaagcacaaAGGGAGCAAGAAGAGGCAGCTAGGAGAcgggaagaggaggaagacaGAGCCCGGCAGGAACAAGAAGAGGCAGAGAGCGAGCAAGAAGAATCTAGGAGGCAACAACAAGAGGAGTACAGtagaagaagagaggaagaggcCCAAACAGAGCAAGAAGAGGCTAGGAGACAACAAGAAGAAATAGAAGGAAGAACCAGACAAGAGGAGCAACGTTTTGAAGGTTAA